One genomic segment of Drosophila melanogaster chromosome 3R includes these proteins:
- the CheA84a gene encoding chemosensory protein A 84a, translating into MKQFLFCVLIMLIGKTCALIPRTYETRFISITSNGTNLFDFSQIRFLGRERMANGTFELKEDLDNESFSVVGETFIDSVGDGEYKQLPFTAPKQSVCTALKAYWSYFEPSIKYGVKTDFPAHTHPCPLPKGIYYIKDVVLKNDNWPVIMPRGYLKAVANLFKNDEYGGSLEIVSQISDLS; encoded by the exons ATGAAGCAGTTTCTATTTTGTGTACTAATAATGCTGATCGGCAAAACTTGC GCATTGATTCCGAGAACCTATGAAACGCGTTTCATTTCGATTACCTCAAATGGCACCAACTTGTTCGATTTCAGCCAAATTAGGTTTTTGGGCCGAGAACGCATGGCAAATGGCACTTTCGAATTGAAGGAGGATCTGGATAATGAATCATTTTCAGTCGTCGGTGAAACTTTCATCGATTCTGTGGGCGATGGCGAGTATAAGCAGCTTCCGTTTACCGCTCCCAAACAATCCGTCTGCACGGCATTGAAGGCCTATTGGTCGTACTTTGAGCCGAGTATAAAGTACGGAGTTAAGACGGACTTTCCCGCTCATACCCATCCATGTCCCCTACCAAAGGGAATATACTATATAAAGGATGTAGTTCTCAAAAACGACAATTGGCCAGTCATAATGCCGCGAGGTTATCTAAAGGCCGTGGCCAATCTTTTCAAAAATGACGAATATGGCGGCAGTCTAGAAATTGTTTCACAAATTAGCGACTTGTCTTAG